A window of the Corynebacterium minutissimum genome harbors these coding sequences:
- the recF gene encoding DNA replication/repair protein RecF (All proteins in this family for which functions are known are DNA-binding proteins that assist the filamentation of RecA onto DNA for the initiation of recombination or recombinational repair.) produces the protein MYIRDLDVRDFRSWPELTLGLKPGITLFVGRNGFGKTNIVEAIGYTAHLSSHRVSHDAPLVRQGANNARISATAVNQGRELTAHLLIKPHAANQAQINRTRLKSPRELLGVVKTVLFSPEDLSLVRGEPAARRQYLDDIIASRTPRLAGVKADYDKVLKQRNALLKSASASLRRGYNDSDGASALATLDAWDTQLASLGAQVIQARLALVDDLQDLIPAAYSGLAPESRPASIEYKSTVDISDREVIEAMMLTELATKRQREIERGISLVGPHRDDLVLNLGTSPAKGFASHGETWSYAISLRLAEFNLLRQDGTDPILILDDVFAELDAKRREKLVHLAAEAEQVLITAAVDEDLPGNLQPIERFTVTVRDTDEGRISEITPHAAAADDEDGDQHD, from the coding sequence GTCAGGGACTTCCGCTCCTGGCCCGAGCTCACCCTCGGGCTAAAACCGGGGATTACCCTTTTCGTTGGCCGCAATGGCTTCGGCAAAACCAATATCGTCGAAGCCATCGGCTATACCGCGCACCTGTCCTCGCACCGCGTATCCCACGATGCCCCGCTCGTGCGCCAAGGAGCGAACAACGCCCGCATTTCCGCTACCGCTGTTAACCAGGGCCGCGAGCTTACCGCGCACTTGCTCATCAAACCGCATGCGGCGAACCAGGCGCAGATTAACCGCACACGTCTGAAGTCCCCACGCGAATTGCTCGGCGTGGTGAAAACCGTCTTGTTTTCCCCGGAGGACCTCTCGCTCGTGCGTGGCGAACCTGCAGCACGCCGCCAGTACCTCGATGACATTATTGCCTCGCGCACCCCACGCTTGGCCGGGGTCAAGGCAGATTATGACAAGGTATTAAAGCAACGCAATGCGTTGCTGAAGTCGGCATCAGCGAGTCTGCGCCGCGGTTACAACGACAGTGATGGCGCTTCGGCTCTGGCCACCCTCGACGCATGGGATACCCAGCTGGCCTCGCTCGGCGCGCAGGTGATCCAGGCACGCTTGGCGCTTGTCGACGATCTCCAGGACCTCATCCCTGCTGCCTACTCCGGCCTGGCCCCGGAATCGCGCCCAGCCAGCATCGAGTACAAGTCCACGGTGGATATCTCCGACCGTGAGGTTATCGAGGCCATGATGCTCACCGAGCTAGCAACTAAGCGCCAGCGCGAAATCGAGCGCGGCATCTCGCTCGTGGGCCCTCACCGCGACGACCTCGTGCTGAACTTGGGCACCAGCCCTGCGAAGGGCTTTGCCAGCCATGGTGAAACCTGGTCTTATGCCATTTCCCTGCGACTCGCAGAATTCAATCTGCTGCGACAGGACGGTACCGATCCGATCCTTATCCTCGATGACGTCTTTGCAGAGCTCGATGCCAAGCGCCGCGAGAAGCTCGTGCATCTTGCTGCCGAAGCCGAACAGGTACTCATCACCGCAGCTGTGGACGAGGATTTGCCTGGCAACTTGCAACCCATCGAGCGTTTTACCGTCACCGTGCGCGACACGGACGAGGGCAGAATTTCTGAAATTACACCTCATGCCGCTGCTGCTGATGATGAGGATGGTGATCAGCATGACTGA
- a CDS encoding DciA family protein: MTEQDSDPVDPVKALFERTRSNSKNAPKLNKPAPKMNLASTPIENQPKPYRRGRPSGPDGRRRRRSLEIPSLGAQIQREIGKRGWEHELAHGWVMGNWENLVGERIAAHTQPINIKEQIVYVACDSSSWATELRYLQRPILQKITDRLGPDVVVKLHIQGPKQHRNYEGRQWVKPQGSQDTYG; this comes from the coding sequence ATGACTGAGCAGGACAGTGATCCAGTTGATCCAGTAAAGGCCCTGTTTGAACGCACTCGAAGTAATTCCAAGAATGCGCCGAAGCTGAACAAGCCCGCGCCCAAGATGAATCTGGCATCCACACCTATAGAGAACCAGCCCAAGCCATATCGCCGTGGACGTCCCAGTGGGCCGGATGGGCGCCGCCGGCGACGCAGCCTAGAGATTCCGAGCCTGGGCGCACAGATCCAGCGTGAAATTGGCAAACGCGGCTGGGAGCACGAACTGGCTCACGGCTGGGTGATGGGTAATTGGGAAAACCTCGTGGGCGAGCGCATTGCTGCTCACACACAACCGATCAACATCAAAGAACAAATCGTCTACGTAGCCTGCGATTCTTCGAGTTGGGCCACGGAGTTGCGCTACCTTCAGCGGCCCATCTTGCAGAAAATCACCGACCGCCTCGGCCCTGATGTTGTGGTGAAGCTACACATTCAAGGCCCCAAGCAGCATCGCAACTATGAAGGGCGCCAATGGGTCAAGCCGCAAGGCTCACAAGACACATATGGTTGA
- the gyrB gene encoding DNA topoisomerase (ATP-hydrolyzing) subunit B — MAEQHAYDAGSITILEGLEAVRKRPGMYIGSTGTRGLHHLIWEIVDNSVDEAMAGYADKVVVTLREDGGVEVIDNGRGIPVEMHASGIPTVQVVMTQLHAGGKFDSESYAVSGGLHGVGISVVNALSTRVEADIKRDGKHWYQNFTNAIPDELVEGEKARGTGTTVRFWPDPEIFETVEFNYDTIARRLQEMAFLNKGLTIVLRDERAISKEQAELEEIAEAGDAAVSLSSLDEKDASGEDGEKKTSKKKKEVIYHYPNGLQDYVEFLNRNKSAIHPTIVGFDVKGEDHEVEIALQWNQGYKESVHTFANTINTHEGGTHEEGFRAALTSLMNRYAKEHKLIKEKDGNLSGDDCREGLAAVISVKVGDPQFEGQTKTKLGNSEIKGFVQRAVNEHLNDWFDANPAEAKVIINKAVASAHARVAARKARELVRRKSAGDLGGLPGKLADCRSKDSKLSELYIVEGDSAGGSAKGGRDSMFQAILPLRGKILNVEKARMDKVLKNAEVQAIITALGTGIHEEFDISKLRYDKIVLMADADVDGQHIATLLLTLLFRFMPQLVEDGHVYLANPPLYKLKWAKGQPGYAFSDAERDKQLAEGLAENRKINKDDGIQRYKGLGEMNASELWETTLDPNTRILRRVDLEDAQRADELFSILMGDDVAARRSFITRRAKDVRFLDV; from the coding sequence GTGGCTGAACAACACGCATATGATGCGGGGTCAATTACGATTCTGGAAGGCCTCGAGGCCGTCCGCAAGCGCCCCGGCATGTACATCGGTTCCACCGGTACCCGTGGTCTGCACCACCTGATCTGGGAGATCGTTGACAACTCCGTCGATGAGGCCATGGCGGGCTACGCCGACAAGGTCGTTGTTACTCTCCGTGAGGATGGTGGTGTCGAGGTCATCGATAACGGCCGTGGTATCCCAGTGGAGATGCATGCCTCTGGCATTCCTACTGTCCAGGTCGTCATGACTCAGCTGCATGCGGGCGGTAAGTTCGACTCTGAGTCGTACGCCGTTTCCGGTGGTCTCCACGGTGTGGGTATTTCCGTCGTCAACGCTTTGTCCACCCGTGTTGAGGCAGACATTAAGCGCGATGGCAAGCACTGGTACCAGAACTTCACCAACGCCATCCCAGATGAGCTCGTTGAAGGTGAGAAAGCCCGTGGTACCGGTACCACAGTCCGCTTCTGGCCGGACCCAGAGATTTTTGAAACCGTCGAATTTAACTACGACACTATTGCGCGCCGCCTGCAGGAAATGGCCTTCCTGAACAAGGGCCTGACCATTGTTCTTCGTGATGAACGTGCTATCTCGAAGGAGCAAGCAGAGCTTGAAGAAATCGCCGAGGCTGGTGACGCAGCGGTTAGTCTTAGCTCCCTCGATGAGAAGGACGCTTCTGGGGAAGACGGCGAGAAGAAGACTTCCAAGAAAAAGAAGGAAGTCATCTACCACTACCCAAACGGCCTGCAGGACTACGTTGAGTTCCTCAACCGCAACAAGTCTGCCATTCATCCCACCATCGTTGGTTTTGACGTCAAGGGTGAGGACCACGAGGTTGAAATCGCACTGCAGTGGAACCAGGGCTACAAGGAATCCGTCCACACTTTCGCCAACACCATCAATACCCATGAAGGTGGTACGCACGAGGAAGGTTTCCGTGCGGCGCTGACGTCCCTGATGAACCGCTACGCCAAAGAGCACAAGCTCATCAAGGAAAAGGATGGCAACCTCTCTGGCGATGACTGCCGTGAAGGCCTTGCTGCGGTTATTTCCGTCAAGGTGGGCGATCCCCAGTTCGAGGGCCAGACCAAGACCAAACTCGGCAACTCTGAGATCAAGGGATTTGTCCAGCGTGCAGTTAATGAGCACCTCAATGACTGGTTCGATGCCAACCCGGCTGAGGCCAAGGTCATCATCAACAAGGCTGTCGCTTCCGCACACGCTCGTGTAGCGGCACGTAAGGCCCGTGAACTCGTTCGCCGCAAGTCTGCCGGTGACCTTGGTGGTCTGCCAGGCAAGCTAGCGGATTGCCGCTCCAAGGATTCAAAGCTCTCCGAGCTGTACATCGTGGAGGGTGACTCCGCAGGTGGTTCCGCTAAGGGTGGTCGTGACTCGATGTTCCAGGCCATCCTTCCGCTTCGCGGCAAGATCCTCAACGTGGAGAAGGCCCGCATGGATAAGGTGCTCAAGAATGCCGAAGTCCAGGCCATCATTACCGCTTTGGGTACTGGTATCCACGAAGAGTTCGATATTTCCAAGCTGCGCTACGACAAGATTGTGCTTATGGCCGATGCCGACGTTGACGGCCAGCACATCGCCACGCTGCTGTTGACGCTGCTCTTCCGCTTTATGCCGCAGCTGGTGGAGGACGGCCACGTCTACTTGGCTAACCCGCCTCTGTACAAGCTCAAGTGGGCTAAGGGCCAGCCGGGATACGCGTTCTCCGATGCCGAGCGCGACAAGCAGTTGGCTGAGGGCTTGGCTGAGAACCGCAAGATCAACAAGGATGACGGAATTCAGCGCTACAAGGGTCTCGGTGAGATGAATGCCTCCGAGCTGTGGGAGACCACGTTGGATCCGAACACCCGCATTCTGCGCCGTGTGGACCTTGAGGATGCCCAGCGTGCCGACGAACTCTTCTCCATCCTTATGGGCGATGACGTCGCAGCCCGCCGCTCCTTTATTACTCGCCGCGCAAAGGACGTGCGCTTCCTCGACGTTTAA
- a CDS encoding DUF6918 family protein produces the protein MANLTQLLQSPTRNAVVADLSTAADEAVSSLSGISGMAFKGALAAAKKADSKVVSKGVNQMLPELLNSLDSYWKEFEGSEQSDFGTYLDGRSSEITDAIMATADKSAEDIKAPGIARTYKSLRGKASSILEPNVPTIGRVLQRHMGTV, from the coding sequence ATGGCAAACCTCACCCAGCTTCTTCAGTCCCCTACCCGCAATGCCGTGGTGGCGGACTTGTCCACGGCCGCCGATGAAGCCGTTTCTTCTTTGTCCGGAATTTCCGGCATGGCCTTCAAAGGTGCATTAGCAGCCGCCAAGAAGGCAGATTCCAAAGTTGTATCCAAGGGAGTCAACCAGATGCTCCCAGAACTTCTGAACAGCCTTGATTCCTACTGGAAGGAATTCGAAGGTTCTGAGCAATCAGACTTTGGCACATACCTTGATGGTCGCAGCTCTGAAATTACTGATGCCATTATGGCTACTGCTGATAAGTCCGCTGAGGACATCAAAGCACCAGGCATTGCCCGTACCTACAAGTCACTACGCGGTAAGGCTTCCTCCATCTTGGAGCCAAACGTTCCGACCATCGGCCGTGTGCTGCAGCGCCACATGGGTACCGTTTAG
- a CDS encoding CopG family transcriptional regulator, with the protein MAMTLRLTPEQNHALTLLASAQGTSKHEAVVRAVVAAASRTLSDAAVQDTARRLLPGRSELEAEIRRTRGLL; encoded by the coding sequence ATGGCAATGACACTCAGGCTCACCCCCGAGCAAAATCATGCACTCACGCTGTTGGCTTCCGCACAAGGGACATCGAAACACGAGGCAGTGGTCCGCGCTGTGGTGGCTGCGGCTTCCCGAACACTTTCTGATGCTGCTGTCCAAGACACCGCCCGTCGGCTTTTGCCCGGGCGTTCTGAGCTTGAAGCAGAGATTCGCCGGACTCGTGGGCTCTTATGA
- the gyrA gene encoding DNA gyrase subunit A, translated as MSDNNGDLFDRIHPIDINEEMESSYIDYAMSVIVGRALPEVRDGLKPVHRRILYAMFDSGYRPDRGYVKSARPVSDTMGQFHPHGDSAIYDTLVRLAQPWNMRYPLVDGQGNFGSRGNDGPAAMRYTECRMTPLAMEMVRDIRENTVDFAPNYDGKTEEPVILPSRVPNLLMNGSGGIAVGMATNIPPHNLNELADAIYWLLDHPDASEEEALEACMTYVKGPDFPTAGLIVGDQGIKDAYTTGRGSIRMRGVTSIEEVGNRQTIVITELPYQVNPDNMISNIAESVVNGKIAGIAKIEDESSDRVGMRIVVTLKRDAVARVVLNNLYKHSQLQTSFGANMLSIVDGVPRTLRLDQMLSYYVAHQIEVIVRRTQYRLDEAEKRAHILRGLVKALDMLDEVIALIRRSPTVEEAREGLMQLLDVDEIQADAILAMRLRRLAALERQKIIDELAEIEETIADLKDILAREERQRQIVHDELEEIVENYGDERRTQIVAASGDVTDEDLIARENVVVTITATGYAKRTKVDAYKAQKRGGKGVRGAELKQDDIVKNFFVCSTHDWILFFTNFGRVYRLKAYELPEAGRTARGQHVANLLEFQPEEKIAQVIQIQSYEDAPYLVLATEQGRVKKSRLTDYESARSAGLIAINLNEGDALIGAQLVNEGDDILLTSEQGQAIRFTADDDQLRPMGRATAGVKGMRFRGDDQLLSMSVVNDGQFLLVATSGGYGKRTAIEEYTPQGRGGLGVMTFKYTPKRGKLISAIAVDEDDEIFAITSAGGVVRTEVNQIRPSSRATMGVRLVNLADDVELLAIDRNVEDDGEEDAQAVAKGEKSVEDVKPEHLKLGEDTKDNKDKAADDKTDEE; from the coding sequence ATGAGTGATAACAATGGCGATCTTTTTGATCGTATTCATCCGATTGACATCAATGAGGAGATGGAGTCGAGCTACATCGACTACGCCATGTCCGTTATTGTCGGCCGTGCTCTTCCTGAGGTTCGCGATGGCCTCAAGCCGGTGCACCGCCGCATTCTGTACGCAATGTTTGACTCCGGCTACCGTCCGGATCGCGGTTATGTGAAGTCTGCTCGTCCAGTCTCTGACACGATGGGTCAGTTCCACCCCCACGGTGACTCCGCTATTTACGACACCCTCGTGCGCTTGGCTCAGCCGTGGAACATGCGCTACCCGCTGGTAGACGGCCAAGGTAACTTCGGCTCCCGCGGTAATGACGGCCCGGCAGCTATGCGTTACACCGAGTGCCGCATGACCCCGCTGGCTATGGAGATGGTGCGCGATATTCGCGAAAACACCGTCGACTTCGCTCCGAACTACGATGGCAAGACTGAAGAGCCGGTCATCTTGCCTTCCCGTGTTCCTAATCTGCTGATGAACGGTTCCGGCGGTATCGCCGTTGGTATGGCCACCAACATCCCGCCGCACAACCTCAATGAGCTGGCGGATGCCATTTATTGGCTTCTGGATCACCCGGATGCCAGTGAGGAAGAGGCGCTTGAAGCGTGCATGACGTACGTCAAGGGCCCGGATTTCCCCACCGCTGGTCTGATTGTTGGTGACCAAGGTATTAAGGACGCCTACACCACGGGCCGCGGCTCCATCCGCATGCGTGGTGTGACCTCCATTGAGGAGGTGGGCAACCGCCAGACCATCGTTATCACCGAGCTGCCGTACCAGGTCAACCCGGACAACATGATCTCCAACATTGCGGAGTCCGTGGTCAACGGCAAGATTGCCGGCATTGCCAAGATTGAGGATGAATCCTCTGACCGTGTTGGTATGCGCATCGTTGTCACGCTGAAGCGTGATGCCGTGGCCCGCGTTGTCCTCAACAATCTGTATAAGCACTCCCAGCTGCAGACCTCCTTCGGCGCGAACATGCTCTCCATCGTCGATGGCGTGCCGCGCACGCTGCGTCTGGACCAGATGCTGAGCTACTACGTGGCTCACCAGATCGAGGTCATCGTTCGCCGTACTCAGTACCGCCTCGATGAGGCCGAAAAGCGCGCCCACATCCTGCGCGGTCTCGTCAAGGCACTCGACATGCTCGATGAGGTCATCGCGCTCATTCGCCGTTCCCCCACGGTGGAGGAGGCACGCGAGGGCTTGATGCAGCTACTCGACGTCGACGAGATCCAAGCCGATGCCATCCTGGCCATGCGTCTGCGCCGCCTGGCAGCCTTGGAGCGTCAGAAGATTATTGATGAGTTGGCGGAGATCGAGGAGACTATCGCGGACCTGAAGGACATTCTTGCACGTGAGGAACGTCAGCGTCAGATTGTCCACGATGAGCTTGAGGAGATCGTGGAGAATTACGGTGATGAGCGTCGCACCCAAATCGTCGCTGCCTCTGGCGACGTCACCGATGAGGACCTCATTGCTCGTGAGAACGTCGTCGTAACTATTACCGCTACCGGTTACGCCAAGCGCACCAAGGTAGACGCCTACAAGGCGCAGAAGCGCGGTGGAAAGGGCGTTCGCGGTGCTGAGCTCAAGCAGGACGATATTGTTAAGAACTTTTTCGTTTGCTCCACGCACGACTGGATCCTGTTCTTCACCAACTTTGGCCGTGTCTACCGCCTCAAGGCCTACGAGCTGCCGGAGGCAGGCCGTACCGCCCGCGGTCAGCACGTGGCCAACCTGCTGGAGTTCCAGCCGGAGGAGAAGATCGCACAGGTCATTCAGATTCAGTCCTACGAGGACGCTCCTTACCTGGTCCTGGCCACCGAGCAGGGCCGCGTGAAGAAGTCCCGTCTGACCGACTACGAGTCCGCACGTTCTGCTGGCCTCATCGCCATCAACCTCAACGAAGGCGACGCGCTGATCGGCGCACAGCTGGTTAACGAAGGCGATGACATCTTGCTCACTTCTGAGCAGGGGCAGGCAATCCGCTTCACCGCGGATGATGACCAGCTGCGTCCGATGGGCCGTGCTACCGCCGGTGTGAAGGGCATGCGCTTCCGCGGCGATGATCAATTGCTGTCTATGTCCGTGGTCAATGACGGCCAATTCTTGCTCGTCGCAACCTCTGGTGGCTACGGAAAGCGCACGGCGATTGAGGAATACACGCCGCAGGGTCGTGGCGGCCTGGGTGTCATGACCTTCAAGTACACCCCGAAGCGTGGCAAGCTCATTTCTGCCATTGCTGTGGACGAGGATGACGAAATCTTCGCCATCACGTCTGCCGGCGGCGTTGTCCGTACTGAGGTCAACCAGATTCGCCCGAGCTCCCGTGCCACGATGGGCGTTCGTCTGGTTAATCTGGCTGATGACGTTGAGTTGCTTGCTATCGACCGCAATGTTGAGGATGACGGCGAGGAAGATGCTCAGGCAGTAGCCAAGGGTGAGAAGTCCGTTGAGGATGTCAAGCCCGAGCACCTCAAGTTGGGCGAAGACACCAAGGACAACAAGGACAAGGCCGCTGACGATAAGACTGATGAGGAGTAA
- a CDS encoding DUF3566 domain-containing protein: MIGRELHLARISPMSAFRVGLAMSLVGLVAWIIAVCLLYLGLDQAGIWDSLNSLVGGVGGGFEVSFGLVVSAAALFGAIIAVLMTLLAPIMAVIYNAIVDVFGGFKVRLQDEPHR; encoded by the coding sequence ATGATCGGACGAGAGCTGCACCTAGCGCGGATTTCACCGATGTCGGCTTTCCGCGTGGGGCTCGCCATGTCCCTCGTTGGCTTGGTCGCCTGGATTATCGCAGTGTGTCTGCTGTACCTCGGCCTCGACCAAGCAGGAATCTGGGATTCTCTCAACAGCCTTGTGGGCGGTGTTGGTGGAGGCTTTGAAGTCAGCTTCGGCCTTGTAGTCTCTGCGGCTGCTCTTTTCGGTGCCATTATTGCTGTACTCATGACGCTGCTGGCGCCGATCATGGCTGTTATATATAACGCCATTGTTGATGTCTTTGGCGGCTTCAAGGTGCGACTACAAGACGAGCCGCACCGTTAG
- a CDS encoding polysaccharide deacetylase family protein, producing MRRTRILTHSLAALTLAVSTALPGVATAAELPKLPAPGIPAPQLQVPADVRKELDRIEEDAYNALPKELQNNPIFAGSSRPQAPGSKDKKKPAAKDNKHGAEKHHKSNQHSQSVADATCSNCVAVTYDDGPGELTAQVLDTLKAKDAHASFMVLAPKAYAHPELLRRMKAEGHTVGNHTATHPELDKLPAGQVDGEIKAGAAAIKAATGESPRWLRPPYGATNNTVYKAAQANGQAQALWSVDTLDWKDLNTDHVCRAAVDGAQPGAIILMHDIHPTTVAATDCVIDGLRAKGLEPVSLDRLIPNPEAGKQYLTR from the coding sequence ATGCGTCGAACCAGAATCCTTACACACTCGCTCGCTGCCCTCACGCTCGCAGTCTCCACCGCACTGCCCGGCGTTGCTACCGCAGCTGAGCTCCCCAAGCTCCCCGCACCGGGAATCCCGGCACCACAACTGCAAGTGCCTGCCGACGTCCGGAAGGAACTCGACCGCATCGAGGAAGACGCCTACAACGCCCTTCCCAAGGAGCTCCAGAACAACCCCATCTTTGCCGGCTCCTCACGCCCCCAAGCACCCGGATCGAAAGACAAGAAGAAGCCAGCGGCCAAAGATAACAAGCACGGCGCGGAAAAGCACCACAAGAGCAACCAGCACTCCCAGTCCGTAGCGGATGCTACGTGTTCTAACTGCGTTGCCGTCACCTACGATGACGGTCCCGGTGAACTTACGGCCCAAGTGCTCGATACCCTCAAGGCCAAGGACGCGCATGCGAGCTTCATGGTGCTCGCTCCCAAGGCCTACGCGCATCCTGAGCTTCTGCGCCGCATGAAGGCCGAAGGCCATACCGTGGGCAACCACACCGCCACACATCCCGAACTGGACAAACTACCGGCAGGCCAGGTAGACGGGGAGATCAAAGCAGGCGCTGCCGCCATTAAGGCAGCCACCGGCGAAAGCCCACGCTGGCTTCGCCCTCCCTATGGCGCAACCAACAACACCGTCTACAAAGCCGCACAGGCCAATGGTCAAGCCCAAGCACTGTGGTCAGTCGACACGCTCGACTGGAAAGACCTCAACACCGACCACGTCTGCCGTGCTGCCGTCGACGGCGCACAACCAGGCGCCATCATCCTCATGCATGACATCCACCCCACCACCGTCGCAGCTACCGACTGCGTCATCGACGGCCTCCGCGCCAAGGGCCTCGAGCCAGTCAGCCTCGACCGCCTCATCCCAAACCCGGAAGCGGGAAAGCAGTATCTTACTCGCTAG
- a CDS encoding GNAT family N-acetyltransferase, which translates to MHLLPLTEADRTYLARLNFLADTFGDEHKALPDGFEEGFEYYLGGWEPSRGGYIAWEGHVPAGGVWLNWGTAERHGFGHVAEGIPELALAVESRFRGQGVGTVLIDAATDLARDMDTPGISLSVAKDNDRAHRLYLHLGFESVSERDGHIVLVKRFA; encoded by the coding sequence ATGCATCTTCTCCCCTTGACTGAAGCCGACCGCACCTACCTCGCCCGCCTTAACTTCCTTGCCGATACGTTCGGCGATGAGCACAAAGCGCTCCCCGATGGTTTTGAGGAGGGCTTTGAGTACTACCTCGGGGGCTGGGAGCCTTCCCGCGGTGGATACATCGCCTGGGAAGGCCACGTGCCCGCTGGCGGTGTATGGCTCAACTGGGGCACTGCTGAACGCCACGGCTTTGGCCACGTGGCTGAGGGCATTCCCGAGCTTGCCCTCGCAGTCGAATCCCGCTTCCGCGGCCAAGGTGTGGGCACCGTGCTTATCGACGCCGCCACGGACCTCGCCCGTGACATGGACACTCCCGGCATCTCCCTCTCTGTGGCCAAAGACAATGACCGTGCCCACCGCCTATACCTACACCTGGGCTTTGAGTCGGTAAGCGAACGTGACGGTCACATCGTCCTGGTCAAGCGCTTCGCCTAA
- a CDS encoding ribbon-helix-helix protein, CopG family codes for MPVKVTDKQLDVWVAEAEHGYDPQELKKRGRGRPGRGSEPAEVVAVRLTQEELTTLDRVAAKEKISRSELIRRAIKKTVFA; via the coding sequence ATGCCTGTAAAAGTTACTGATAAGCAATTGGATGTATGGGTCGCAGAAGCGGAGCATGGTTATGACCCGCAGGAGTTGAAAAAGCGAGGACGCGGACGTCCCGGAAGAGGTTCTGAGCCAGCCGAGGTCGTGGCCGTAAGGTTGACGCAGGAAGAGTTAACCACTCTTGACCGAGTTGCGGCGAAGGAGAAGATTAGCCGGTCTGAATTGATCCGACGGGCGATCAAGAAAACCGTCTTCGCTTAG